The following coding sequences are from one Frigoribacterium sp. Leaf415 window:
- the ruvB gene encoding Holliday junction branch migration DNA helicase RuvB codes for MSDDDLTRPTLESEAELAFEGALRPTSLGEFVGQTKVRGQLELLLKAATMQGRTPDHILLAGPPGLGKTTLAMIVAHEGSRPLRMSSGPAIQHAGDLAAVLSALVPGEVLFIDEIHRMARPAEEMLYLAMEDYRIDIMVGKGAGATSIPLELSPFTLVGATTRSGLLPNPLRDRFGFTAHLEFYDEAELTEVLRRAASLLGIVIDAAALAEIAGRCRGTPRIANRLLRRVRDYALVHGRDADLTTVREALDLYDVDSLGLDRLDREVVQTVLTRFGGGPVGLNTLAVSVGEEADTIESVVEPFLVRVGLLTRTPRGRIATPEAWRHFGLAHASGALFGDDL; via the coding sequence GTGAGCGACGACGACCTGACCCGTCCCACCCTCGAGTCCGAGGCCGAATTGGCCTTCGAGGGGGCGTTACGGCCCACCTCGCTCGGCGAGTTCGTCGGGCAGACCAAGGTGCGGGGCCAACTCGAGCTGCTGCTCAAGGCCGCGACGATGCAGGGCCGCACCCCCGACCACATCCTCCTCGCGGGGCCGCCCGGTCTCGGCAAGACGACCCTGGCCATGATCGTGGCCCACGAGGGGTCACGGCCGTTGCGCATGTCGTCGGGGCCGGCGATCCAGCACGCGGGCGACCTGGCCGCCGTCCTCTCCGCCCTCGTGCCGGGCGAGGTCCTCTTCATCGACGAGATCCACCGCATGGCGCGGCCGGCCGAAGAGATGCTGTACCTCGCGATGGAGGACTACCGCATCGACATCATGGTGGGCAAGGGCGCGGGCGCGACCAGCATCCCACTCGAGCTGTCGCCTTTCACGCTCGTGGGCGCGACCACCCGCAGCGGACTGCTGCCGAACCCCCTGCGCGATCGATTCGGCTTCACGGCGCACCTCGAGTTCTACGACGAGGCCGAACTGACCGAGGTCCTCCGTCGGGCGGCCTCGCTGCTCGGCATCGTCATCGACGCTGCCGCCCTGGCCGAGATCGCCGGACGCTGCCGCGGCACGCCCCGCATCGCGAACCGCCTGCTCCGGCGCGTGCGCGACTACGCGCTCGTCCACGGGCGGGACGCCGACCTGACGACCGTGCGCGAGGCACTCGACCTCTACGACGTCGACTCGCTGGGGCTCGACCGCCTCGACCGCGAGGTCGTCCAGACGGTGCTGACCCGTTTCGGCGGCGGGCCCGTCGGCCTCAACACGCTCGCGGTCTCGGTGGGCGAAGAGGCCGACACGATCGAGTCCGTCGTCGAGCCGTTCCTGGTCCGGGTCGGCCTGCTCACCCGCACGCCCCGGGGCCGCATCGCGACTCCCGAGGCCTGGCGGCACTTCGGTCTGGCGCACGCCTCAGGGGCGCTCTTCGGCGATGACCTATAA
- the yajC gene encoding preprotein translocase subunit YajC: MDPATLIMVLLLVVLVFFMFRNKKKRDRQQAELQNKLVPGVEVMLSFGVYGTVVSIDDENNVAEVEVSPGTVLKVHRQTLGRVVEPVIDEPVTDDADSLTEGSTEHDRVIGDAPEFGERATSAPVDSTVTKDTDNKA, translated from the coding sequence ATGGATCCCGCAACCCTCATCATGGTCCTCCTCCTGGTGGTCCTCGTGTTCTTCATGTTCCGCAACAAGAAGAAGCGCGACCGTCAGCAGGCCGAACTGCAGAACAAGCTCGTCCCCGGCGTCGAGGTCATGCTGTCGTTCGGCGTGTACGGCACCGTCGTATCCATCGACGACGAGAACAACGTGGCCGAGGTCGAGGTCTCGCCCGGCACGGTCCTCAAGGTCCACCGTCAGACCCTGGGTCGCGTCGTCGAGCCGGTCATCGACGAGCCCGTCACCGACGACGCCGACTCGCTGACCGAGGGCAGCACCGAGCACGACCGCGTCATCGGCGACGCGCCCGAGTTCGGTGAGCGCGCCACGTCCGCACCGGTCGACTCGACCGTCACCAAAGACACCGACAACAAGGCCTGA
- the secD gene encoding protein translocase subunit SecD — translation MARSTPVKKAIRSLTWLLVIIAGLTALNGTATFLNDSGRDGWWNGASWVPELALDLQGGTQITLAAQLQSGETVSSQQLDQAVTIIRQRIDSAGVSESEITKQGTQNIVVSIPGRPDNATLERIEASAKLTFRPVLYTEAVSNAAVGGEGDGATASPTATPYTPNPDLESTPTASPTNASDLSWITPQLADLYQNYDCAAENDLATARDDEPLVTCSTDGTAKYILGPVEVQGSDISDATNGLAADSQGNSTNTWAVNLEFDGQGTDRFSEVTSRLVSLQAPQNQFAVTLDNKVITAPSANAAITDGRAQITGQFTQDSSKTLADQLKFGALPLSFSVQSNETITATLGQTQLISGLIAGLIGLILVVIYSLIQYRALAFVTVLSLVIAAVLTYLVIAILSWREGYRLSLAGVTGLIVAIGITADSFIVYFERIRDELRDGRILESAVESGWKRAIRTIVASDTVNFLAAITLFILAVGNVKGFALTLGITTVIDLIVVSLFTHPMLQLIARTRFFGEGHSFSGLNPRALGAVYRGRAQFRTPAVAGRKGAGGREAVKRQTIAERKAAEKNTERVDTSTAGEGKKDS, via the coding sequence GTGGCACGCTCGACGCCGGTGAAGAAAGCAATACGATCCCTGACCTGGTTGTTGGTCATCATCGCCGGCCTCACGGCCCTGAACGGCACGGCCACGTTCCTCAACGACTCCGGTCGTGACGGCTGGTGGAACGGTGCCAGCTGGGTGCCCGAACTCGCCCTCGACCTGCAGGGTGGGACGCAGATCACCCTCGCGGCCCAGCTCCAGAGCGGCGAGACGGTGTCGTCCCAGCAGCTCGACCAGGCCGTCACGATCATCCGGCAGCGCATCGACTCGGCCGGCGTCTCGGAATCCGAGATCACCAAGCAGGGCACGCAGAACATCGTCGTCTCCATCCCGGGGCGACCCGACAACGCGACCCTCGAGCGCATCGAGGCGTCGGCCAAGCTGACCTTCCGCCCCGTGCTCTACACCGAGGCCGTGTCGAACGCCGCGGTCGGCGGAGAAGGCGACGGTGCCACGGCCAGCCCGACCGCCACGCCGTACACTCCCAACCCCGACCTCGAGAGCACGCCGACGGCGTCCCCGACGAACGCGTCCGACCTGTCCTGGATCACCCCTCAGCTCGCAGACCTCTACCAGAACTACGACTGCGCAGCCGAGAACGACCTCGCCACGGCCCGTGACGACGAGCCGCTCGTGACCTGCTCCACCGACGGCACGGCCAAGTACATCCTCGGTCCGGTCGAGGTGCAGGGCTCCGACATCAGCGACGCCACTAACGGCCTCGCCGCCGACTCGCAGGGCAACTCGACGAACACCTGGGCCGTCAACCTCGAGTTCGACGGTCAGGGCACCGACCGGTTCTCCGAGGTCACCTCGCGCCTCGTCTCGTTGCAGGCGCCGCAGAACCAGTTCGCCGTGACCCTCGACAACAAGGTCATCACGGCTCCCTCCGCCAACGCCGCCATCACCGACGGCCGGGCCCAGATCACGGGCCAGTTCACGCAGGACTCCTCGAAGACCCTCGCCGACCAGCTGAAGTTCGGCGCCCTGCCGCTGAGCTTCTCGGTCCAGAGCAACGAGACGATCACCGCGACCCTGGGGCAGACCCAGTTGATCAGCGGTCTGATCGCCGGGCTCATCGGTCTGATCCTGGTCGTCATCTACTCGCTCATCCAGTACCGGGCTCTCGCGTTCGTGACGGTCCTGTCGCTCGTCATCGCCGCGGTCCTCACCTACCTCGTGATCGCCATCCTGTCCTGGCGCGAGGGTTACCGTCTCTCGCTCGCGGGAGTGACGGGTCTGATCGTGGCGATCGGCATCACGGCCGACTCCTTCATCGTCTACTTCGAACGCATCCGGGACGAACTGCGAGACGGCCGCATCCTCGAGAGCGCCGTCGAATCGGGCTGGAAGCGCGCCATCCGCACCATCGTCGCCTCCGACACGGTCAACTTCCTGGCGGCCATCACGCTCTTCATCCTCGCCGTGGGCAACGTCAAGGGCTTCGCGCTCACCCTGGGCATCACCACGGTGATCGACCTCATCGTCGTCTCGCTGTTCACGCACCCCATGCTCCAACTGATCGCCCGGACGCGGTTCTTCGGCGAGGGGCACTCGTTCAGCGGGCTCAACCCCCGTGCCCTCGGCGCCGTCTACCGTGGGCGGGCGCAGTTCCGCACGCCGGCCGTCGCCGGCCGCAAGGGAGCGGGCGGCCGCGAGGCCGTCAAGCGTCAGACCATCGCCGAGCGCAAAGCCGCCGAGAAGAACACCGAGCGCGTCGACACGTCGACCGCCGGTGAAGGGAAGAAGGACTCCTGA
- the secF gene encoding protein translocase subunit SecF, with product MASFSKFGNDLYTGARSYDIVGHRRRWYWIAALVILISVTVPFLRGGFHFGIEFTGGSEFQIAQPAELDQDVASATVDEVVPGSNPRVTQVGTDTIRVQTSQLEAAQTNDVAAALATAYDVPDDRVTSSFIGASWGADITSQAIKGLVIFLILAAIGMTLYFRTWKMSLAAMAALLHDLVLTAGIYGIVGFEVTPAAVIGFLTILGYSLYDTVVVFDKIRENTTEDGEGSRRTFGQSVNLAVNQTLVRSINTSVVALLPVAAILFIGAFVLGAGTLRDISLALFIGILVGTYSTIFIASPLYATLRLREPDIAKRDARKLEAQKTEPLTVDETVGA from the coding sequence ATGGCCAGTTTCTCGAAGTTCGGCAACGACCTGTACACGGGTGCCCGGTCGTACGACATCGTCGGTCACCGCCGCCGCTGGTACTGGATCGCGGCCCTCGTCATCCTCATCTCGGTCACCGTCCCGTTCCTCCGTGGGGGCTTCCACTTCGGCATCGAGTTCACGGGCGGTTCGGAGTTCCAGATCGCACAGCCGGCCGAGCTGGACCAGGACGTCGCCTCGGCGACCGTCGACGAGGTCGTACCGGGGTCGAACCCCCGGGTCACCCAGGTGGGCACCGACACGATCCGCGTGCAGACCTCGCAGCTCGAGGCCGCCCAGACGAACGACGTGGCGGCAGCCCTGGCCACGGCGTACGACGTCCCCGACGACCGGGTCACCTCGTCCTTCATCGGTGCCTCGTGGGGCGCCGACATCACGAGCCAGGCCATCAAGGGGCTCGTGATCTTCCTGATCCTCGCCGCGATCGGCATGACGCTCTACTTCCGCACCTGGAAGATGTCGCTGGCGGCCATGGCCGCCCTGCTGCACGACCTCGTCCTCACCGCGGGCATCTACGGCATCGTCGGTTTCGAGGTCACCCCGGCGGCGGTCATCGGCTTCCTGACGATCCTCGGCTACTCGCTCTACGACACCGTGGTGGTGTTCGACAAGATCAGAGAGAACACGACCGAAGACGGCGAGGGTTCACGACGCACGTTCGGGCAGTCCGTGAACCTGGCGGTCAACCAGACGCTCGTCCGGTCCATCAACACGTCCGTCGTGGCGCTCCTCCCCGTCGCGGCCATCTTGTTCATCGGCGCGTTCGTCCTCGGAGCCGGCACGCTCCGCGACATCTCGCTCGCCCTGTTCATCGGCATCCTGGTCGGCACCTACTCGACGATCTTCATCGCCTCGCCTCTGTACGCCACCCTTCGCCTCCGTGAGCCCGACATCGCCAAGCGGGACGCCCGGAAGCTCGAGGCACAAAAGACCGAGCCGCTCACCGTCGACGAGACGGTGGGCGCATGA
- a CDS encoding rhodanese-like domain-containing protein → MIGDDRRPEIGADAAIDALAEGTYLLDVRERHEWDDAHAPGATLIPLSELNDRVDEVPTDRPVLVVCHSGMRSARATDALRGIGVDARNVVGGMLAWRDAGGGVVASDDHHVSSAD, encoded by the coding sequence ATGATCGGCGACGACCGCCGACCCGAGATCGGGGCCGACGCCGCCATCGACGCCCTGGCCGAGGGCACCTACCTGCTCGACGTCCGAGAGCGACACGAGTGGGATGACGCGCACGCGCCCGGTGCGACGCTGATCCCGCTCTCCGAGCTGAACGATCGGGTCGACGAGGTCCCCACGGACCGTCCCGTCCTCGTCGTCTGCCACTCCGGCATGCGCTCGGCCCGCGCGACGGACGCCCTCCGCGGGATCGGTGTGGACGCCCGGAACGTCGTCGGCGGGATGCTCGCCTGGCGTGACGCCGGCGGAGGGGTCGTGGCGAGCGACGACCACCACGTGTCGTCGGCCGACTGA